One genomic region from Sphingobacterium sp. UGAL515B_05 encodes:
- a CDS encoding aldehyde reductase: MNNQTVLVTGGTGFLGVNTILALLERGFTVRTTLRTLARKNEILDALSEGGISTFDQLSFYQADLLSDSGWDEAAQGCDYVLHVASPFVVEQPNDENELITPAREGTLRALKAAKRAGVKRVVLTSSFAAIGYSIDPKNHVFTELDWTDENAPIQAYIKSKTIAEKAAWQFMEDAVTAMELTVINPVGIFGPILGGISSASLDTVVKGIVDGLVKKNAPFTFGVVDVRDVADIHIKAMLHPEAAGQRFLATSEGAMSFYDVAELIKKERPKLAGKIAILQPTPPQEYTKMSNKKATEMLGWHPRAKEQAILASVDSLKFSQVQD; the protein is encoded by the coding sequence ATGAACAATCAAACAGTTTTAGTAACCGGTGGTACCGGATTTTTAGGCGTTAATACTATTCTTGCACTACTTGAGCGGGGATTTACCGTAAGAACAACACTGCGCACGCTCGCCCGTAAGAACGAAATCTTGGATGCGCTGAGCGAAGGCGGCATCAGCACGTTTGATCAGCTGTCTTTTTATCAGGCCGATCTGCTTTCCGACAGCGGTTGGGATGAAGCGGCGCAGGGATGCGATTATGTCCTGCATGTGGCATCGCCATTTGTCGTCGAGCAGCCCAACGACGAAAACGAGCTGATTACCCCTGCCAGAGAAGGTACGTTGCGAGCGTTGAAAGCCGCGAAAAGGGCAGGCGTCAAACGTGTTGTGCTCACATCTTCATTTGCTGCAATCGGTTATAGCATCGATCCCAAAAATCATGTTTTTACGGAGCTCGACTGGACCGATGAAAATGCCCCGATACAGGCCTATATAAAGTCAAAAACAATAGCAGAAAAGGCCGCTTGGCAATTTATGGAGGATGCAGTCACAGCTATGGAGTTAACGGTCATCAATCCCGTCGGAATTTTTGGCCCCATCCTCGGCGGGATTTCCTCGGCCTCGCTGGATACTGTTGTTAAGGGTATTGTTGACGGACTCGTCAAGAAGAATGCACCGTTTACATTTGGTGTGGTGGATGTTCGCGATGTCGCTGATATCCATATCAAAGCGATGTTACACCCTGAAGCGGCCGGACAGCGATTTCTGGCAACTTCGGAAGGGGCTATGTCTTTTTATGATGTAGCCGAACTGATCAAAAAGGAACGCCCCAAACTGGCCGGAAAAATTGCTATTCTGCAGCCTACACCACCCCAAGAGTATACAAAGATGTCCAACAAAAAGGCGACAGAAATGCTCGGCTGGCACCCGCGTGCGAAAGAACAGGCGATACTTGCAAGCGTGGACAGTTTAAAATTTAGTCAGGTACAGGATTAA
- a CDS encoding AraC family transcriptional regulator yields the protein MKVNNIQSCHLGPEISPENYIPENYFLYLLKGDMKAYDGEKNYSIKPGDYCIARKHHLVRYTKYKDNDEFEKIIITLDEEFLKRFLERHVYEIRPSAIGDAFVFILENKLIKNFITSLEPYYTGDLEISADFVDVKREELLIILLKSNPDLIHILFNFSLPDRINLKEYMNKNFRFNISLEKFAFFTGRSLSTFKRDFQRVFGMAPGTWLKKKRLQESYFLIAEQSRKPSDVYLEVGFEDLSHFSFAFKKEFGKTPNEIAKPVSNRIQ from the coding sequence ATGAAAGTAAACAACATCCAATCCTGTCACCTGGGTCCGGAGATCTCTCCCGAAAACTATATACCGGAAAACTATTTTTTATACTTATTGAAGGGAGATATGAAGGCTTATGACGGCGAAAAAAACTACAGCATAAAACCGGGCGACTATTGTATCGCCCGGAAACATCATTTGGTACGTTATACGAAATATAAGGACAATGATGAATTTGAAAAAATCATCATCACCCTGGATGAGGAATTCCTGAAGCGCTTTCTTGAACGGCATGTTTATGAAATTCGGCCATCAGCCATCGGCGACGCCTTTGTTTTTATTCTGGAAAATAAGCTCATCAAGAATTTTATAACATCTCTGGAACCGTATTATACCGGCGATTTGGAGATCAGTGCAGATTTTGTTGATGTCAAGAGAGAGGAATTACTGATTATTCTGTTAAAATCGAATCCTGACCTCATTCATATATTGTTTAATTTCTCGTTACCTGACCGGATTAATTTAAAGGAATACATGAACAAAAATTTTAGGTTTAACATCAGCCTGGAAAAGTTTGCATTTTTTACGGGGAGGAGCCTCTCGACCTTCAAGCGGGATTTTCAGCGTGTATTCGGAATGGCTCCGGGCACCTGGCTCAAGAAAAAAAGATTGCAGGAGTCCTATTTTCTAATTGCCGAGCAATCCAGAAAGCCGAGTGATGTCTATCTGGAAGTAGGTTTTGAAGATCTGTCGCATTTTTCTTTTGCGTTCAAGAAAGAATTCGGAAAGACACCAAATGAGATAGCAAAGCCCGTTTCAAATCGGATTCAATAA
- a CDS encoding winged helix-turn-helix transcriptional regulator has protein sequence MERDQTEELRALQDTLYFIGGKWRIPVINSLCNGNRRFREIERSIPGITTRMLSKELKEMELNKLVKRTVYPDTPVLIEYEPTAYCRTFGNIISEMINWGREHRKMIVEDKV, from the coding sequence ATGGAAAGAGATCAGACAGAAGAACTTAGAGCGTTGCAGGACACCCTTTATTTCATTGGTGGCAAGTGGAGAATACCTGTTATTAATTCGCTTTGCAACGGCAACCGACGTTTTCGCGAAATTGAAAGAAGTATCCCCGGGATTACCACACGAATGCTTTCAAAGGAACTGAAAGAAATGGAATTAAATAAGTTGGTTAAACGAACTGTTTATCCCGATACGCCTGTTTTAATTGAATATGAACCCACTGCATATTGCAGGACTTTCGGGAATATTATTTCGGAAATGATTAACTGGGGTAGAGAACATCGAAAAATGATTGTGGAGGATAAAGTTTAG
- a CDS encoding SDR family oxidoreductase has protein sequence MKKLNNKLAIVTGGNSGIGYATAKELIAEGANVIITGRRKEAIEKAAAELGAISFVADQGKLEDIENFKSYIEKEFGKIDILFINAGITGTLGPIEHMSAENFDNVMDINFRGAYFTLSKFIPLLNDGASVVFLSSNVATTAKPNSSIYQASKAALNSIAKTAAAELAPRKIRVNLVSPGPTKTEIMTKAGLDEKTLEGLDEWLISGIPLQKMGTAEDVAKAVIYLSDNHVASFMTGTEILIDGGMVL, from the coding sequence ATGAAAAAGTTGAATAACAAATTAGCCATCGTAACAGGTGGAAACAGCGGAATAGGCTATGCCACCGCAAAAGAGTTAATCGCGGAAGGAGCCAATGTCATTATCACTGGAAGACGAAAAGAAGCCATTGAGAAGGCTGCTGCAGAGCTAGGAGCTATTTCTTTTGTGGCGGATCAGGGGAAATTGGAAGATATTGAAAATTTCAAAAGCTATATTGAAAAGGAATTCGGAAAAATTGACATCCTGTTTATTAATGCAGGCATCACCGGAACTTTAGGTCCGATCGAACATATGAGTGCCGAAAATTTTGACAATGTAATGGATATTAATTTCAGAGGAGCTTATTTTACTTTGAGCAAATTTATTCCCCTGTTGAACGATGGTGCTTCAGTGGTATTTCTTTCATCCAACGTCGCGACCACCGCTAAACCGAATAGTTCGATTTACCAGGCTAGCAAAGCAGCATTGAATTCCATTGCGAAGACCGCTGCTGCAGAATTAGCACCAAGAAAAATCAGGGTAAATCTAGTAAGTCCGGGGCCCACAAAAACAGAGATTATGACAAAAGCAGGATTGGACGAAAAAACATTGGAAGGTCTTGATGAATGGTTAATCAGCGGAATCCCTTTGCAAAAAATGGGAACTGCTGAGGATGTTGCAAAAGCTGTTATTTATCTGTCAGATAACCATGTGGCAAGTTTCATGACCGGAACGGAAATCCTTATTGATGGTGGAATGGTTTTATAA
- a CDS encoding SDR family oxidoreductase — MKILVIGGTGLTGRLVTKKLANLGHQVIIGSPSHGVDLMTGEGLSQALENTEIVIDLSNSSSPEEENAIHFFQTAGKNLVKAERTANIRHHLVLSIVGTDDALEIGYLRAKKYQEDNIKNSGIPYTIIRSTQFYEHTDAIIAVQGQGDEVFVSKIDYQPIALEDVTDYIVQFALEEPKNGTVEIAGPIKANMDDFVAKYIAITGNHIRVVSDDDSKYMHLVVPKSLLVPAGAYCAGKVHFEDWALNTAVI, encoded by the coding sequence ATGAAAATCTTAGTAATCGGTGGTACAGGTCTTACTGGAAGGCTGGTCACAAAAAAACTGGCAAACCTTGGTCATCAGGTAATCATTGGTTCGCCTTCACATGGCGTGGATCTCATGACGGGAGAAGGTCTCTCCCAGGCCCTGGAAAATACAGAGATCGTCATCGATCTATCCAATTCCTCCTCTCCTGAAGAAGAAAATGCAATCCACTTTTTTCAGACCGCAGGAAAGAATCTGGTAAAAGCGGAGCGGACGGCAAACATCAGGCATCACCTCGTACTTTCCATTGTCGGAACGGACGATGCGCTGGAGATCGGATATCTTCGCGCCAAGAAATATCAGGAGGACAATATCAAAAACTCCGGAATACCTTATACCATCATTCGTTCGACACAGTTTTATGAGCATACTGATGCCATCATTGCCGTACAGGGTCAGGGTGACGAGGTATTTGTTTCCAAGATCGACTACCAACCCATTGCCCTGGAAGATGTGACAGACTACATTGTGCAGTTTGCACTCGAGGAGCCTAAAAATGGCACGGTCGAGATTGCGGGGCCTATAAAGGCCAATATGGACGATTTTGTCGCGAAATATATCGCGATCACCGGGAATCACATAAGGGTAGTTTCTGACGATGATAGCAAATATATGCATCTTGTTGTTCCTAAATCATTGCTCGTACCTGCTGGAGCATATTGTGCCGGCAAGGTTCATTTTGAGGACTGGGCACTAAATACAGCTGTGATTTAA
- a CDS encoding AraC family transcriptional regulator gives MPKRDPILVNSMDSSSSMAVGIWDGSTPGILKALNPHRHDHYTCMLVDAGQLEVLFDFEQLIMPAGTLFVCPPHQVHQITTVLGASGYYISFEGHHMTRSAKDMLDASLNETLILSLSAPEQQWFTSILDSLINLDSINYSANKEVQQPLLSAFITQAVICRDHRSAAVSISHNPRVMSIANEFRTLVKRDYRSLKRPAAYAQQLNISVAHLNDVVKMVTGLSASALIQKEVLSEAQRLLYYSRLSIKEIAVQLGYKDTKYFIRLFTKKTGRSPGDYRKTLRFNPNLD, from the coding sequence ATGCCAAAAAGAGATCCCATTTTAGTAAACAGCATGGATTCCAGCAGCAGTATGGCTGTTGGAATATGGGATGGTTCAACTCCGGGCATCCTAAAAGCGCTGAATCCGCATCGGCATGACCACTATACCTGCATGCTTGTTGATGCGGGACAGCTGGAAGTTCTATTTGATTTTGAACAGCTGATCATGCCCGCGGGAACGCTTTTTGTTTGCCCTCCCCATCAGGTCCATCAGATCACCACGGTTTTAGGCGCATCCGGTTATTACATTTCCTTCGAAGGCCATCACATGACCAGGTCAGCCAAAGACATGCTTGATGCATCTTTAAATGAAACCCTTATTTTGTCCCTCTCAGCGCCCGAGCAACAATGGTTTACGTCCATCTTGGACTCGCTAATAAATTTGGACAGTATAAACTATAGTGCCAATAAGGAAGTGCAGCAGCCGCTGCTGTCAGCATTTATAACCCAGGCGGTAATTTGTCGAGATCACAGGTCGGCCGCTGTCTCCATAAGTCATAACCCCCGGGTTATGAGTATCGCCAACGAATTCAGAACTCTCGTCAAGCGTGATTACCGCAGCCTTAAACGCCCCGCAGCATATGCCCAGCAGTTAAATATCTCCGTGGCCCACCTGAACGATGTCGTTAAAATGGTGACGGGCTTATCCGCATCAGCGCTGATACAGAAGGAAGTACTGAGCGAAGCACAGCGCCTGCTCTATTATTCGCGATTGAGTATTAAGGAAATTGCGGTGCAGCTAGGCTATAAAGACACCAAGTACTTTATCAGGCTTTTCACAAAAAAAACTGGGCGATCACCGGGCGATTACAGAAAGACGCTACGTTTCAATCCGAACCTGGATTAG
- a CDS encoding aldo/keto reductase, with amino-acid sequence MKYKIFGSKTGLHASEIILGAANFGTRKGYGADPEESKKILTAYADAGGNFIDISDVYQFGEAEEIVGNYLKGQRNNFIICSKYTRSSDPNPAISNFGNNRKSMRQAVEQSLKRLKTDYIDIYMPHYDDGVTPWEEIALGLQDLVSEGKIVYAGLSNFPAWKASAIASATKVTALQIEYSLLQRTADRELMPMAKEFGLGVMMYSPLAGGLLTAKYRKGEAGRISHSSGAEYSEDEKTKLIIDELVLVAEKYEATPGEIAFAWNLSKEAFPLLGARNSNQFEQIISATEINLTADELTKLDALSSISLGYPHDLLNTVRG; translated from the coding sequence ATGAAGTACAAGATATTTGGATCAAAAACAGGACTGCATGCCAGTGAAATAATCTTAGGAGCTGCCAACTTTGGAACAAGAAAAGGCTATGGAGCCGATCCCGAAGAGTCAAAAAAGATTTTAACAGCTTATGCAGATGCGGGTGGTAATTTTATCGATATATCGGATGTCTATCAATTTGGGGAGGCAGAAGAAATCGTTGGTAACTATTTAAAGGGACAGCGAAATAATTTTATTATCTGTTCAAAATATACTAGAAGTAGTGATCCCAACCCTGCAATCAGTAATTTTGGGAATAACCGTAAATCTATGCGACAGGCTGTTGAACAAAGTCTGAAAAGATTGAAAACGGACTACATCGATATTTATATGCCGCATTACGATGATGGTGTAACTCCATGGGAAGAAATAGCTTTGGGACTTCAAGATTTGGTCAGCGAAGGGAAAATAGTGTATGCGGGACTCAGCAATTTCCCGGCATGGAAAGCATCGGCCATTGCATCAGCAACGAAAGTCACTGCTTTACAAATTGAATATAGTTTGTTGCAACGTACCGCAGACCGTGAACTGATGCCGATGGCAAAGGAATTTGGTCTTGGTGTGATGATGTACTCGCCACTGGCTGGCGGACTGTTGACCGCAAAATATAGAAAAGGAGAAGCCGGGCGCATCAGTCATTCTTCTGGCGCTGAATATTCGGAGGACGAGAAAACCAAACTGATCATTGATGAACTGGTATTAGTCGCGGAAAAATATGAAGCAACACCCGGTGAGATTGCATTTGCGTGGAATTTATCAAAAGAGGCATTTCCATTACTGGGAGCACGCAATAGCAATCAATTTGAGCAAATTATTAGCGCTACTGAAATTAATTTGACAGCTGATGAGCTAACCAAACTGGACGCTTTAAGCTCTATTAGCCTGGGGTATCCGCACGATCTGCTGAATACGGTAAGAGGTTGA
- a CDS encoding winged helix-turn-helix transcriptional regulator, whose amino-acid sequence MYEKKLPVNLDCGLHLFLQVVQGKWKINLLWAIHSGIKRPGELQRKIPNATRRVLDVQLGQLIEHGLINKVVFDQLPLKVEYELTGLGESLIPVIAVTAQWGEDHRNELEKIL is encoded by the coding sequence ATGTACGAAAAAAAGCTTCCGGTTAATTTAGATTGCGGTTTACATCTGTTTTTGCAGGTGGTTCAGGGCAAATGGAAAATAAACCTGCTCTGGGCCATTCATTCAGGTATCAAGCGTCCGGGTGAGTTGCAGCGGAAAATCCCCAATGCAACCCGACGTGTACTTGATGTGCAGCTTGGTCAATTGATTGAACATGGATTAATCAATAAAGTCGTCTTTGATCAGCTTCCGCTGAAAGTAGAATATGAACTGACTGGGCTAGGGGAAAGCCTTATACCAGTCATTGCGGTAACGGCCCAATGGGGTGAGGATCATAGAAATGAATTGGAAAAGATTTTGTAA